From the genome of Phoenix dactylifera cultivar Barhee BC4 chromosome 5, palm_55x_up_171113_PBpolish2nd_filt_p, whole genome shotgun sequence:
TTTTGCAAAATTGAGTGTATTATTTTGTTTTCCATTTCCCCGATCCAGCTAACAACGCCTAACAACTTTATCAACTAAACTTGTTGAACAAATATATTTGACAACAAAACTATAAATTTCCTTTGATCATGATCAATGCTGTCCTGAGATGATGAGAGATCCAAAACAGTATCAATCCCTCTATATACAATTAAACATACATTTGGAGACCGTGTACATGCATCCCAACATAATATTAACAAAGATTTGTTGGACAAAAAGAGAGGAGTAGGCAAACCTCAAGTAACTTTGAGTGTACTTAATAATTTGATAAATCGAAGATGGAGCCTATCTTTAACTTAATTATCTACTACAGCATTTTACTACGATCGGAAATCTCTtgaaaatgataaataaataaatatgagaaAAAAAGTGAAATAGTGTCTGAAAACAATATACTCTATCCAATACCAAGTATCATTACAATGGAAACATATGCAAGGCAAGGGACGCGATTAGCCATGCCAATCTCGTCACCATCTTCGATTTCCATGTCCACATTAgacaattaaattaaattaaattaaactaatTAAATCAAATCGAAGAGGGTTTGGCGAGCTCCCTGGCGATGGCCTTCTCGAGCCAGGCCTCCGCGTCCTCCATCATCCCGGGGCTGAGCCGCACCATCAGGATGCAGAACTCCGTCTGGTTGAGCGCCCCGTCTCCATCAAGATCCCCCTCCCTCACCATCGCCGCCGCGTCCTCCGCCGTCATCCCCGCCATCCCCAGCGCCGCCGCGTTCAGCCGCAGGCTCTCCGCCGTGATCAGCCCCCTCCCCGGGTCCGCCAGCAGCCGGAACCCCCCGCACAGCTCCCTCACGAACTCATCCGCCTCCAGCTTCTCCGCCATCGTCGGCATCAAGTCCTCGTACTCCATCTCCCCTGCCGCCACGGCCTCCGTCCGATCCCCTTCCTCCGCCATCACTCCTTTTTTCCTTACTctctcaagaagaagaagaagaagaagaagcgttttcttttctcttgctttcgtCTATGACAGCCAATGAAGAAGCGGTCACTCCTATTTAATAGCCGCGTATTTAttcgattttttttaaaaaatagtttcTTTTTAACAGCTTCTACGAAGGAGGAGGTTGCGATAAGGCCGGACGTGACGACCGCGACCTATGGAAAGGAAGGGAGGGGCCGCTTGGCTGGTTGGGACGATTCTTGGAGGGGAGGTTTCGTGGAAGCTTCGCGGGGTCGAGGCCTTTTCGGCTTCGTGTTTGGTGCGTTTCGGTTGGGTTGGCCGACCGGGACGGCTCGGGGCCGAAAGGAAAGTCCACAGCGCCCGCGACGCGTCTCTCGTGTTCGTTATCCTCATCCTGGTGTCGTGCAAAATGTGCGGTGATGGCTGCTGAGAGCGACGTGGGGTGTTTGGGATCCCAAGGCCCGATGCATTATTCTAGAAGCAAATACACTAAAATTGATTGAGTgatttctattaaaaaaaagctAGAGGTGCTCGGCCATCCGTTATTAGAGGATGTCCGACAGCTATTGCAGAAGTACAACATCTTTCAGCTGCTGACTGGATTGTATCTTTTATTACTTATCATtcggaagaggagaggaaagacCCTGGAATTCCATGGATCACAGGGTTACCACAAGGCTTAAACTTCAGCAGAAAGTTTTCCAATTGGAATACCGGAAAGATGAAGATGCTGAAAGGCTGGGTTTCTTGCATGATGTGTCGCTTAATTAGTGGATATCGCATCCCCCTTTTCCACTTGTTTGCTAGTTTCCCGAGTCATGATCTTAGAAAAAGAATCCCAAAGATAATTTTATTCGATTAAGTTGTCGGGAGTTATATTCGAGAGAACCGGGGCTAATATTCTTGTGGAAGTCAAGTGAACAGTAAGTCAATTTTCCGATTATATGTTAAACCAAGTTTGCGCGCATTGGTTTGTTGTTATAACAAGGATGATGATGAAAGACATGACATCGATGTCACCTATCACCGACAGCCAGCAACCCGTGAATGTGTTAGGGATCCGTTAATGCAAAATGATTATGGCACCAACTACGATACGGTTGATTAATTTTGATCCATAGGAGCGGTCAGTCccctttttgttcttttttgttgGACAGTAGTTACCCCCTTGAAAAAGTTGTTAAATACTCTTAAAGCTTTAGTTTGTTTTATAAGAAGGTGATCAATTTATATCTTTTTTGAATTAAATAATGGATGTTCCATACCAATGATCCGTGCCATTGGATATGATTTAATATATTCAAACTGTTTATACATAAAAAATTATGTGATTTCGAGATTtataatctatgcatcaaatgaTCAAAATATGTATTATTTCATGCTATATAAACTGTCTATTTTTTTGGatcatgtgatttttttttttcgtaagCAATTTGAGATAGTAAATCATATTGAATAGTACGTGCAGAATACGAGAATATGTGGCGAGACATGCACTACGTATCTCTTAAGCGGAGGAGGTATCAAGTTCTCTCTTGAACATGCGACGAGTTGTACTACATATCTTTTAAGAGGAGAAGGTATCAATTTCTCTCGATTCTAAAATTTACTAAAAATCTATGCTATCGATCATTATCGAAACCAGTAAAATAAGCTAAAAATTAAGAATTATATATTTTGGTGATCTCTGACTTATGCAAATATGATGGTAACGGATGATATATGAAGATGCTTTAAAGAGAAAGATAGGAAGAGGTTAGGAGATGGCAgatggtctttggaggagggcAAAATGGTGGGATGGATGAAATCGACGTGCAGAAGTGTTTGAAGGAAGGATGGCATGCTTGATAGTGGTAGGAGAGGTGGTGTAGGCTTCGTCATTAGGGGCTCGGACTCTAGAGTGGTTGCTGCTGGCGGGTGCCAGATCTTTGACACTTCTATTCTAAAGGCAAAGTTGAGAGTGGCGTGGGCTGGTCTGGGTTATGCATGGCGTATTTTGTGGGCCAGAGTAATACTACTTAAGGATGACTCAGCCATAGTTATCAGCTGGATTCAAGGGCATCCGTGATCGATTGGGCCGTAGTAAGAGGCAATATTGTGTTTCAGGCCAACATGTTTACAGAGAGACTAATGAGGCTGTGGATTGGATGACCTTGTATATAGTCGATTACTCCGGGAGAACCCTATGGGTCGAAAAA
Proteins encoded in this window:
- the LOC103707714 gene encoding calcium-binding protein KIC-like, whose product is MAEEGDRTEAVAAGEMEYEDLMPTMAEKLEADEFVRELCGGFRLLADPGRGLITAESLRLNAAALGMAGMTAEDAAAMVREGDLDGDGALNQTEFCILMVRLSPGMMEDAEAWLEKAIARELAKPSSI